A genomic region of Miscanthus floridulus cultivar M001 chromosome 3, ASM1932011v1, whole genome shotgun sequence contains the following coding sequences:
- the LOC136544038 gene encoding uncharacterized protein, translating into MVSLIVGTACLTKVPMNRGSDLNILYASTLDKMGIPQSSLCPSKAPFYGIMLGKEVVPLGSIWLNLTFDQPDNYKEPLTFEVVDFLSINHSLLSLPCFAKFMVIPNYAYLKLKMPSPKGVIIVEGNFKQAYYYKQDCIA; encoded by the coding sequence ATGGTTAGCCTAATCGTGGGCACCgcatgcctcaccaaggtgccgaTGAATAGGGGCAGTGacctcaacatactctatgccAGCACCCTCGACAAGATGGGCATCCCTCAAAGCAGCCTATGCCCTAGCAAGGCGCCGTTCTATGGGATCATGCTAGGAAAGGAAGTCGTGCCCCTCGGGAGCATCTGGCTTAATCTCACATTCGACCAGCCAGACAACTACAAGGAGCcacttacctttgaggtggtcgactTCCTCAGCATCAACCACTCCCTCCTCAGTCTACCATgcttcgccaagttcatggtcatccccaactacgcctacctcaagctcaagatgcctagCCCGAAGGGGGTCATCATCGTCGAGGGCAACTTCAAGCAAGCCTATTACTACAAGCAAGACTGCATCGCTTAG